The Myxococcota bacterium region GCGTTCGCTGTGCCATCGGGCGCGGACTGCAGGGTCGACGAGGCAATCGGGTCGACGCGTTTCCAAATTTTGTGGAAGCGGACGAATCTGATTCGCGCGCGCGGCCGGGCAAAACCCGGAGGGAGCGTCTGGAGCGTACTCGCGAAGCAGCGACCGAAGGGTTTTAGCCCGGAGCGCAGCGCGCAAACCCGCTCTTTGTTCAGGCCTTCCTGCGCAGACCGAAGGCGGCGATCAGCGCCCCGAACCCGTAGAGCAGCATCGTGCCCGGCTCGGGAATCGGGTTCACGCGGGGGTAGAACATCTGGTCCTGGTAGGTGCGGCTCTGCAGCCAGATGGCGTCGCTGTCGAAGCTGGTCAGGTTCGCGTTGGCGAGCGAGCCCAGCATCAGGTTCGAGAGACTCAGCAGGCTGGCGCTCGCCTTCGTGATCGAGAACGAGCCGCTGCCGAGGTCGTAGTCGCCGGGGGCCTCGCCCATGACCTCCCACACCGCGACCTGCAGCGCCGCGATCGTGGTCTGCTTGGTCACGCCGAAGGTCGACATCAGCGAGTCGAGCTGCGGGTGGAAGGTGTCGACCAGATACGCCGCGCGGATCAGCTGCGACGAGGATTCGGCGCTCAGGGCGTCCCAGCCGGTGGTGGTGCCGACGGTGATGCTCTGCGCGAGGTCGACGCAGTAGCTGTAGCCCGTGGTGCCGCCGAAGCCGAGGTTGAGCTCCGCGGTGGCGACCGTCCCGGTGTGGCCCGGCGAGACCACGTTCACGTAGTCGCCCAGCGTGTATCCGGTCACGGTGAGAGTGGCGCCGGAGGCGCCGCTCGCGGCGAGCGCGAAGGCGCTGAAGAGAACATAGAGAGCCGACTTGCAGGCACAGCGGTAGGGATTCATCGCGCGGCGGGAAATGCAACGCGTGTGCCCAACGGGACGCGCGCTGCGGGGCTCTCACAGTCACGCAAGGAAAAGAGACGGATGGATATGCGCGCAAGTTGCGGGACTTCTGCCGATAGGAGGAAAAATGGCGCCCAATCTGGAGCCGGACGACGTGGAGCTCGTCACGCTGGTGGCGGGAATGGCGCACGAGATCAACAACCCGATCACCTACGTGCTCGGGAATCTCTCGGAGCTGGCCCAGACCTGCGCGGCCATGGCCGAGACACTCTCGGGCTACCGGCGCGAGGTCGGCGCGCTGGCCGGCGGCGCAGCCCCGGCGCGCATCCACGACATCGAGGCCAAGCTGCGCGAGCTGGGCGGCGTGGCCCTGGCCGAAGAGCTGGTGGTCGATGCTTCGGAGGGCGCGCGACGCATCCGGGACCTGGTGCGGGACCTGCTCTCCCTGGCGCGCTCGCCCCACTCGCAGTACACGCCGCTGCGCATCGACGACGTGCTCGAGCAGACGCTGCGCCTGGTCGCACGTCCGTCCGCGGCGCGCGCGGAGCTGGTGCGCGACCTCGGCGCGACTCACACGGTGCTGGGCGACGCGCAGC contains the following coding sequences:
- a CDS encoding HAMP domain-containing sensor histidine kinase, with the protein product MAPNLEPDDVELVTLVAGMAHEINNPITYVLGNLSELAQTCAAMAETLSGYRREVGALAGGAAPARIHDIEAKLRELGGVALAEELVVDASEGARRIRDLVRDLLSLARSPHSQYTPLRIDDVLEQTLRLVARPSAARAELVRDLGATHTVLGDAQRLGQVFLNLLTNALDACAAVAGRAHTICVRSRDLGRAVRIEIDDTGSGIDAAERGRVFAPFVTTKPPGAGTGLGLYVSKRIVAAHRGDIGFEDLPGGGTRFWVELPASPAAK
- a CDS encoding PEP-CTERM sorting domain-containing protein, with the translated sequence MTGYTLGDYVNVVSPGHTGTVATAELNLGFGGTTGYSYCVDLAQSITVGTTTGWDALSAESSSQLIRAAYLVDTFHPQLDSLMSTFGVTKQTTIAALQVAVWEVMGEAPGDYDLGSGSFSITKASASLLSLSNLMLGSLANANLTSFDSDAIWLQSRTYQDQMFYPRVNPIPEPGTMLLYGFGALIAAFGLRRKA